A genomic region of Candidatus Bathyarchaeia archaeon contains the following coding sequences:
- a CDS encoding ZIP family metal transporter, with amino-acid sequence MGVSALTFHGFMDGFVIPVSFSAGIEVGTIITFAIAIHQIPDSFAALSLALSSMESKKQAILSVLATAVDTPLGIFASLFLINLGNILIPLGLGLSAGTFIYVSAVDLVPELQHKSRSLLVVASMIMGFLLVVALSLLLPHI; translated from the coding sequence TTATGGATGGTTTCGTAATTCCAGTGAGCTTCTCAGCAGGGATCGAGGTCGGAACTATCATCACGTTTGCAATTGCGATACATCAGATTCCAGATTCTTTCGCCGCCCTCTCACTAGCCCTGAGTTCAATGGAAAGCAAGAAGCAAGCGATTCTTTCTGTTCTTGCTACGGCAGTCGACACGCCACTTGGAATCTTTGCGAGTCTCTTTTTAATAAATTTGGGCAACATCCTGATCCCGCTAGGTTTAGGACTCAGCGCCGGAACTTTCATCTATGTTTCAGCCGTTGATCTTGTCCCTGAACTTCAACATAAGTCTAGAAGCCTACTAGTCGTCGCGTCCATGATCATGGGATTCCTACTCGTTGTAGCTCTTTCATTGCTTCTGCCTCACATATAG
- a CDS encoding winged helix-turn-helix domain-containing protein: MSASTRPLKYLLGWLIAGTRGGLTRAKIIQALRETPQNANQLANMLKMDYRTIRHHLEVLEKNRIIVSAGEEYGKTYFLSPIMEENYALFEEIVKKIWKK; this comes from the coding sequence ATGTCTGCTAGCACTCGCCCCCTCAAATATTTGCTTGGCTGGTTGATAGCTGGAACTAGAGGGGGCTTAACGCGGGCAAAGATAATCCAAGCCTTGAGGGAGACTCCGCAGAATGCGAATCAGTTGGCAAATATGCTTAAAATGGATTACAGAACTATAAGGCATCATCTTGAAGTTCTCGAGAAAAACAGGATAATAGTATCTGCTGGTGAAGAATATGGGAAAACCTATTTCCTATCCCCAATCATGGAGGAAAACTACGCCTTGTTTGAGGAAATTGTGAAGAAAATTTGGAAAAAGTAG
- a CDS encoding FtsX-like permease family protein: MKALGALSRALKNISRRKVRALLVVVALGFSIAIMVSIPAGIIANQELMQRAAQNFANTITAMQEEINKTSTLIECSTTPNRGMQMFRPGGFFGGFNQTYVNETVVDEIYSIDGVKAIIPILETSSNETIQENINTPFGIRTIYRPAYTIIGVYLNASLLAEYSVLPTNIIAGESLSEGDSGYILISSNLTSYFGAGVGGTVEINGEHFIVKGIFESTSQARTVYLELSDAQRVTGLYGKISRLYVYVSDVSLSTQVADAIKAMYPELYVTSYQDRLANLQRMQEMYTQTLSNAESSIAQAQSTATQLIIIAVAATSLIVFFVMLYSVRERAREIGILKALGFSNWDVMSQFMIEGMLIGVIGGVVGVVIGSIAAPFISSLLLPQLNLFGSQRSIRPFQTQYPGVVGTQSYSVAVLSPRLILLAICVAAILGILGSLYPAWRASRISPVEALRYE, from the coding sequence GTGAAGGCTTTGGGTGCGCTGTCAAGGGCTTTGAAAAACATTTCAAGAAGAAAAGTTCGAGCGCTCCTGGTTGTTGTGGCTTTAGGATTCTCCATTGCAATTATGGTTTCTATACCGGCTGGAATTATTGCAAATCAAGAGTTGATGCAAAGGGCTGCTCAAAACTTCGCCAACACAATCACTGCAATGCAGGAGGAGATCAACAAAACATCAACTCTTATTGAATGCAGCACCACTCCAAACAGGGGAATGCAAATGTTCAGGCCCGGCGGCTTTTTTGGCGGATTTAACCAAACATATGTAAATGAAACAGTAGTGGACGAAATATATTCTATCGACGGGGTGAAAGCTATAATCCCTATCCTTGAAACATCTTCAAACGAAACAATCCAAGAAAACATAAACACTCCTTTCGGAATCCGAACAATCTATCGACCAGCATACACGATAATAGGTGTGTATCTCAACGCGTCCCTGCTTGCCGAGTATTCAGTGTTACCAACGAACATTATTGCAGGAGAAAGTCTTTCTGAAGGTGACAGCGGCTACATCCTCATAAGTTCAAACTTAACCAGCTATTTTGGAGCTGGAGTCGGCGGTACCGTGGAGATAAACGGCGAACATTTCATAGTTAAAGGCATTTTTGAGTCAACAAGCCAAGCTAGAACTGTTTACTTGGAGCTTTCAGACGCTCAAAGAGTTACCGGCCTCTATGGGAAGATAAGCAGATTATATGTGTACGTGAGCGATGTTTCTCTTTCAACTCAAGTGGCTGATGCGATTAAGGCGATGTATCCTGAACTTTATGTGACAAGCTATCAGGACCGTTTGGCAAACCTTCAGCGTATGCAAGAAATGTACACGCAGACATTAAGCAATGCTGAGTCATCCATAGCCCAAGCACAGTCAACCGCAACTCAGCTAATCATAATTGCGGTTGCAGCCACAAGCCTAATCGTATTCTTTGTAATGCTTTACTCGGTTCGTGAAAGGGCAAGGGAAATAGGCATATTGAAGGCTCTAGGCTTCAGCAACTGGGACGTCATGAGCCAATTCATGATTGAAGGCATGCTGATAGGCGTAATAGGAGGAGTTGTTGGAGTCGTGATAGGAAGCATAGCTGCACCATTCATATCGTCATTACTACTTCCACAGCTAAACTTGTTCGGCTCACAGCGTTCTATACGTCCGTTCCAAACACAGTATCCAGGTGTTGTGGGAACACAAAGCTATAGCGTCGCTGTATTAAGTCCACGGCTAATTTTGTTGGCAATTTGTGTAGCCGCGATTTTAGGTATTCTGGGAAGCCTATATCCCGCATGGAGGGCTTCAAGAATATCGCCTGTGGAGGCGTTGAGGTATGAGTGA